From the Sebastes umbrosus isolate fSebUmb1 chromosome 23, fSebUmb1.pri, whole genome shotgun sequence genome, the window taccaaaacaattacagaaaaCCTGACCTGAACATTCAGCAAACTAATTTCCTGAAGTCTCTTTTCAAGGCACTTATACGTATCACAGAAACTATGCTTTGTGTCGGTTGGAAATTACATgttaagtttattattatatgaatgtaaatgtgttttttctttgacTTCCAGGATACTTTCCTCAACAACAGCCACCTTCCCACCTTCAGCTCCCCGGCCATAGAGACCCACATGCACCGCATCCCAGGGCTCTCCCAGAAGTTCATTTACCTCAACGACGATGTGATGTTTGGCAAAGACGTCTGGCCGGATGACTTCTACAGCCACTCCAAAGGACAGAAGGTGTGAAGAAAATATAACATAGTGCTCACCGAGGAGTGTGCAGACTGTTTCATGCAAGGAGAGTTAAATTGAGATTGCTTTTCTCTGACTACAAACTGGCCTTTACATCTTTTCCCTGCAGGTGTATCTCACCTGGCCTGTTCCCAACTGCGCTGAGGGCTGCCCAGGATCTTGGATCAAAGACGGCTACTGTGACAAAGCCTGCAACAACTCCGCTTGTGACTGGGACGGAGGAGACTGCCTCGGTAAACAGATCAACACTATCATGTACAAATAAGCTCATTTGTTTCATTCATGTCTTAATACGTTGTTCCTTTTTCTCTGACAGGTGCGGCGGGGAACAGTCGGTTTGTGGCTGGGGTCGGCGGTGGCGGCGccggtggaggtggtggacagGTGTGGCAGTTTGCAGGAGGTCTCGGGGGGACGTCGTACTGTAATCAAGGCTGCGCCAACTCTTGGCTGGCTGACAAGTTCTGTGACCAGGCCTGCAACGTTCTCTCCTGTGGGTATGACGTGGGAGACTGTGGCCAAGGTGAGTTCAATGAAAATGCATACTATGCTGATATTTTCTAGCCACATTtgctttacaataataataaataaaggtatAATAAAGGGAAGTAGtaacacatttttgtgttgGTCTTATCCTGGGATTTGTTATTGGCCTTATCCTATTCATTCCTGTTGCAGAGCACTTTGGCGAGCTGCACCATGTGACCCTGCTGAGGGATCAGAGCCTCTACACCCTCCCACTAGGTGAAACCAGACCGTATTTCAGCTTCGACAGGCTGGCCCGCAGAGTCTCCGAGGCCCACGTGAGCGACAACCCGGCTCTTCGCCACACCTCCGTCGCCAACAAGTGGAAGACCATTCACCTGCTGCTCCACCCGGGCCACAACGCCACCCAGATCCAGTACAATCTCACTTTCCAGAAAGAGGACGACACGGAGTTCGTAATGAGCTTCAGCGTAGCCGTCGACACCCGAGAGGTGCCTCAGGCTAACGTGTCCCAGGCTGCGAGCAAAGACGCCAGCCAAGAGCCAAAGCCGACCCCGACTCTAGAGCCGCCGGTCCCGTTCTCGGATGTCCCCGAGGACAAACAGGGTCCTAAGATCCAGAAGAGGCCGCCTGGTGAACCTCAGGTTGTCGTAGAGGTGCCGGCGCTGAATGTGTCGCTTCTACCAGCTGCTGTGCAGAGCGAGCTGCAGAAGCTGGAGGAGAAGCTTCTGATCGGTGACATCACTATGAAGGGTTATAACCTCACAAAGGCTGAGCTTCTGAAACCTTACGAGACGCTGGCTCAAAAGCAGCACGACATCGATTCACGAGCAGCTGATGAGGGTGCAGAAAAGGTCCATAAGCCCTATAAAGACCTGGAGGGAGAGCAGTTGGAGGGGAAACCACCCGTGGAAGATAAAGCAAAAGATATTCAGAAAAATCAAAACTCAAAAGAAGAAAAGTCCAGGAAAGACGCGCCTGTAACTCCTCTTATCCCAGTCCATATTGATGATAAGCTTGAGAAAGTAACTCCCAAACATGATCTGAAAGCTGCGATCGAGAGGCCCATGACTTCCAAACTGCTAAGCAGCATTTCCAAAGCTAAGAGTGCAGAGAGTCAGGCAGGAGGAGCTCCAGTCgggaggaaactccaacacttcATCTCCGCAGACAGAGGCTTCCTGCCGTGGGAgaggaggaaatacttccagGAACTTCTCGAGGTAAGTAGGGCGTAATTCCACTTTTCTAGTCAAAACAATTTAATTTCTTTGAATATTAATCTCTTTGACTCTACAGGAAGAGGAGCGTCTGCAGAGAGAGTTGTCGTACGAGGCCGACGGCGGCGCCACCAGCCGAAGGCTGCAGGACACTTTTGCCGACTCGCTGCGCTACGTCAACAGGCTGCTCAACGGCCAGTTTGGATTCACGTCCCGCAAAGTCCCCGCGCACATGCCTCACATGATCGACCGCCTCATCATGCAGGAGCTGCAGGACACGTGAGTGAGATTCTTTGTTTGTGATGTTCATGAAGAGGCGACGACGTCTTAAAAACTGCTCCGCGCTCTTTTCTTCAGATTCCCAGAGGAGTTCGACAAGACGTCAGCCCATCGCGTTCGTCACTCGGAGGACATGCAGTTCGCCTTTTCCTACTTCTACTTCTTGATGAGCGCTCAGCAGCAGCTCAACGTGTCTGAGGTGTTTGACGAAATCGACACGGACCACTCGGGCATCCTGTCCGACCGAGAGATTCGAACTCTGGCCACAAGGATCCACGAGCTGCCACTCAGCCTCCAGGTCCGTCCTGGCTTCGATATAGCTTCTTTCCCTAAAACAACTCTGTGGTACTTACTACAAGTGTGTAATATTTCTTTGTTTCATCTCTAGGACCTGACCGGCCTGGAGCAGATGTTGATAAACTGCTCTAAGACTCTCCCGACTAACCTGACCCAGCTCCACCTGGTGAACCCAACTCAAGAGGCCTACTATGACCCCAGCATGGTGAGCCATACTAGAAGCAAACCACTTTGAAAAAGAGAAAACCTCAAATTTACACCTTTCTTGCTGAATTATTTGACTGTTCTGAGGCAGTACTGTTTTCAATCCACAGCCTCCCGTCACAAAAGGCCTCGTCCTCTACTGCAAACCCATCACAGAGCGCATCCAGAAAGCCTTCAGAGACCAGAATAAGTACAAGTGAGCTCTTTAAGTACCATTATTCAGtctgaaaatgtattcaaaaaATCTGATGTGCTCCCTGCTTAGCTtcactgttgctgctctgtTGGACAGGTTTGAGATcatgggggaggaggagatcGCTTTCAAGATGGTGCGGACTAATGTGTCCCATGTGGTCGGCCAGTTAGATGACATTAGGAAGAATCCCAGGTGAGAAAGACTCTCCCTCTATGTGGTGCAACCATACTGGCTCTTAAACTGTACCAACATCTGTATTTTCATTAATCCTCCAACAGGAAGTTCATATGTCTGAATGACAACATCGACCACAGCCATAAGGACGCTGCCACGGTGAAAGCTGTGCTGAGAGACTTCTATGAGTCCATGTTCCCGCTGCCGTCCCAGTTTGAACTGCCCAGAGAGTATCGCAACCGGTTCCTGCATATGGACGAGCTCCAGGAATGGTAGGATGTCAAGTTTAGAGACTATTTTAAATCAGCTGGACATTGAAAGAGTTTTAGTTAAGTTGCTAGTGAGGCTGCAACTATTATTAGCCACGATAG encodes:
- the gnptab gene encoding N-acetylglucosamine-1-phosphotransferase subunits alpha/beta: MQRYASPRTTMVVVNSVLKLLQRQTYTCLSHRYGLYLCFGGIVLMIVSAFQFGEVVVEWSRDQYHVLFDSYRDNVGGKSFQSRLCLPMPIDVVYTWVNGTDVALLKELKTVKEQLEEEQRVLRERLGKNASEATEVPKESVKPECLLSHCIIAPMLALDPALPANITLKELPSLSSSFSAAKELLLMTKPFLSSTTVSVVVFHSQADADKAYTDVSREDQKFSVSRCYLTTDKEAPGLIRMQSLAYLSGFPATYKETEQLRVKLPSTITTKIKQFELYSEASIALLHLNTPQDFTDLTQQAKKNLTLDGKELTISPGYLFWDLTAISQSKQDEDVSASRFEDNEELRYSLRSVERHAPWVRHIFIVTNGQIPSWLNLDNPRVTVVTHQDTFLNNSHLPTFSSPAIETHMHRIPGLSQKFIYLNDDVMFGKDVWPDDFYSHSKGQKVYLTWPVPNCAEGCPGSWIKDGYCDKACNNSACDWDGGDCLGAAGNSRFVAGVGGGGAGGGGGQVWQFAGGLGGTSYCNQGCANSWLADKFCDQACNVLSCGYDVGDCGQEHFGELHHVTLLRDQSLYTLPLGETRPYFSFDRLARRVSEAHVSDNPALRHTSVANKWKTIHLLLHPGHNATQIQYNLTFQKEDDTEFVMSFSVAVDTREVPQANVSQAASKDASQEPKPTPTLEPPVPFSDVPEDKQGPKIQKRPPGEPQVVVEVPALNVSLLPAAVQSELQKLEEKLLIGDITMKGYNLTKAELLKPYETLAQKQHDIDSRAADEGAEKVHKPYKDLEGEQLEGKPPVEDKAKDIQKNQNSKEEKSRKDAPVTPLIPVHIDDKLEKVTPKHDLKAAIERPMTSKLLSSISKAKSAESQAGGAPVGRKLQHFISADRGFLPWERRKYFQELLEEEERLQRELSYEADGGATSRRLQDTFADSLRYVNRLLNGQFGFTSRKVPAHMPHMIDRLIMQELQDTFPEEFDKTSAHRVRHSEDMQFAFSYFYFLMSAQQQLNVSEVFDEIDTDHSGILSDREIRTLATRIHELPLSLQDLTGLEQMLINCSKTLPTNLTQLHLVNPTQEAYYDPSMPPVTKGLVLYCKPITERIQKAFRDQNKYKFEIMGEEEIAFKMVRTNVSHVVGQLDDIRKNPRKFICLNDNIDHSHKDAATVKAVLRDFYESMFPLPSQFELPREYRNRFLHMDELQEWRVYRDKLKFWTHCVLVTLVIFTIMSFFAEQLILLKRKLFPRRRVNRDSNPERV